A stretch of Equus caballus isolate H_3958 breed thoroughbred chromosome 11, TB-T2T, whole genome shotgun sequence DNA encodes these proteins:
- the RAB11FIP4 gene encoding rab11 family-interacting protein 4 isoform X2, whose translation MKGCEELLKDVLSVESAGTLPCAPEIPDCVEQGSEVPDPTFADGELLPREPGFFPDEEEAMSLAPPEGPPESDMDSPMDGTQSLEGLVGNPAEEKDGGLRGLFLPEDKSLVHTPSMTTSDLSTHSTTSLISNEEQFEDYGEGDDVDCAPSSPCPDDETRTNVYSDLGSSVSSSAGQTPRKMRHVYNSELLDVYCSQCCKKINLLNDLEARLKNLKANSPNRKISSTAFGRQLMHSSNFSSSNGSTEDLFRDSIDSCDNDITEKVSFLEKKVTELENDSLTNGDLKSKLKQENTQLVHRVHELEEMVKDQETMAEQALEEEARRHREAYSKLEREKSTEIELLNTRVQQLEEENTELRTTVTRLKSQTEKLDEERQRMSDRLEDTSLRLKDEMDLYKRMMDKLRQNRLEFQKEREATQELIEDLRKELEHLQMYKLDCERPGRGRSSSSGLGEFNARAREVELEHEVKRLKQENHKLRDQNDDLNGQILSLSLYEAKNLFATQTKAQCLAAEIDTASRDELMEALKEQEEINFRLRQYMDKIILAILDHNPSILEIKH comes from the exons GGCAGTGAGGTGCCAGACCCCACCTTTGCTGATGGCGAGCTCCTCCCCAGGGAGCCTGGCTTCTTTCCCGACGAGGAGGAGGCTATGTCTCTGGCCCCACCCGAGGGCCCCCCGGAGTCAGACATGGATAGCCCCATGGACGGCACCCAGAGCTTGGAGGGGTTGGTCGGGAATCCTGCCGAGGAGAAAGATGGGGGCCTCAGGGGCCTGTTCCTGCCAGAGGACAA GTCCCTGGTCCACACTCCGTCCATGACAACGTCCGACCTCTCCACACACTCCACCACCTCGCTCATCAGCAACGAGGAGCAGTTTGAAGACTATGGGGAGGGGGATGACGTGGACTGTGCCCCCAGCAGCCCCTGCCCCGATGACGAGACCAGGACCAACGTCTACTCGGACCTGGGGTCTTCAGTGTCTTCCAG CGCGGGGCAGACCCCTAGGAAGATGCGGCACGTGTACAACAGCGAACTGCTGGACGTTTACTGTTCCCAGTGCTGCAAGAAGATCAACCTGCTGAACGACCTGGAGGCCCGACTGAAAAACCTGAAGGCCAACAG ccccaACCGAAAGATCTCCAGCACGGCCTTCGGACG GCAGCTCATGCACAGCAGCAACTTTAGCAGCAGTAATGGCAGCACTGAGGACCTGTTCCGGGACAGCATTGACTCCTGTGACAATGACATCACGGAGAAG GTGAGCTTCCTGGAAAAAAAGGTGACAGAGCTGGAGAATGACAGCCTGACCAATGGGGACCTGAAGAGCAAGCTGAAGCAGGAGAACACCCAGCTAGTGCACAG GGTGCACGAGCTGGAGGAGATGGTGAAGGATCAGGAGACCATGGCCGAGCAGGCGCTGGAGGAGGAGGCGCGGCGGCACCGTGAGGCCTACAGCAAGCTGGAGCGCGAGAAGAGCACCGAGATCGAGCTGCTCAACACCAG AGTGCAGCAATTAGAGGAAGAAAATACCGAGCTTAGAACGACAGTGACTCGGCTCAAGTCGCAAACAGAGAAACTGGATGAG GAGCGGCAGCGCATGTCCGACCGTTTGGAGGACACCAGCCTGCGGCTCAAGGACGAGATGGACCTGTACAAGCGCATGATGGACAAGCTGCGGCAGAACCGCCTCGAGTTCCAAAAGGAACGGGAGGCCACGCAGGAG CTCATTGAAGACCTGCGGAAGGAGCTGGAGCATCTGCAGATGTACAAGCTGGACTGCGAGCGGCCGGGCAGGGGCCGCAGCTCATCCTCTGGTCTGGGCGAGTTCAATGCCAGGGCCCGCGAGGTGGAGCTGGAGCATGAAGTCAAGCGGCTCAAGCAG GAGAATCATAAGCTGCGGGATCAGAACGACGACTTGAACGGACAGATCTTGAGTCTGAGCCTCTACGAAGCCAAGAACCTCTTCGCCACTCAGACCAAAGCCCAGTGTCTGGCTGCGGAAATAGACACAGCGTCTCGCGATGAG CTCATGGAAGCCctgaaggagcaggaggagatcAACTTCCGGCTGAGGCAGTACATGGACAAGATTATCCTCGCCATCCTGGACCACAACCCCTCCATCCTCGAGATCAAACACTGA
- the RAB11FIP4 gene encoding rab11 family-interacting protein 4 isoform X3 — protein MRTPPARGGQGSEVPDPTFADGELLPREPGFFPDEEEAMSLAPPEGPPESDMDSPMDGTQSLEGLVGNPAEEKDGGLRGLFLPEDKSLVHTPSMTTSDLSTHSTTSLISNEEQFEDYGEGDDVDCAPSSPCPDDETRTNVYSDLGSSVSSSAGQTPRKMRHVYNSELLDVYCSQCCKKINLLNDLEARLKNLKANSPNRKISSTAFGRQLMHSSNFSSSNGSTEDLFRDSIDSCDNDITEKVSFLEKKVTELENDSLTNGDLKSKLKQENTQLVHRVHELEEMVKDQETMAEQALEEEARRHREAYSKLEREKSTEIELLNTRVQQLEEENTELRTTVTRLKSQTEKLDEERQRMSDRLEDTSLRLKDEMDLYKRMMDKLRQNRLEFQKEREATQELIEDLRKELEHLQMYKLDCERPGRGRSSSSGLGEFNARAREVELEHEVKRLKQENHKLRDQNDDLNGQILSLSLYEAKNLFATQTKAQCLAAEIDTASRDELMEALKEQEEINFRLRQYMDKIILAILDHNPSILEIKH, from the exons GGCAGTGAGGTGCCAGACCCCACCTTTGCTGATGGCGAGCTCCTCCCCAGGGAGCCTGGCTTCTTTCCCGACGAGGAGGAGGCTATGTCTCTGGCCCCACCCGAGGGCCCCCCGGAGTCAGACATGGATAGCCCCATGGACGGCACCCAGAGCTTGGAGGGGTTGGTCGGGAATCCTGCCGAGGAGAAAGATGGGGGCCTCAGGGGCCTGTTCCTGCCAGAGGACAA GTCCCTGGTCCACACTCCGTCCATGACAACGTCCGACCTCTCCACACACTCCACCACCTCGCTCATCAGCAACGAGGAGCAGTTTGAAGACTATGGGGAGGGGGATGACGTGGACTGTGCCCCCAGCAGCCCCTGCCCCGATGACGAGACCAGGACCAACGTCTACTCGGACCTGGGGTCTTCAGTGTCTTCCAG CGCGGGGCAGACCCCTAGGAAGATGCGGCACGTGTACAACAGCGAACTGCTGGACGTTTACTGTTCCCAGTGCTGCAAGAAGATCAACCTGCTGAACGACCTGGAGGCCCGACTGAAAAACCTGAAGGCCAACAG ccccaACCGAAAGATCTCCAGCACGGCCTTCGGACG GCAGCTCATGCACAGCAGCAACTTTAGCAGCAGTAATGGCAGCACTGAGGACCTGTTCCGGGACAGCATTGACTCCTGTGACAATGACATCACGGAGAAG GTGAGCTTCCTGGAAAAAAAGGTGACAGAGCTGGAGAATGACAGCCTGACCAATGGGGACCTGAAGAGCAAGCTGAAGCAGGAGAACACCCAGCTAGTGCACAG GGTGCACGAGCTGGAGGAGATGGTGAAGGATCAGGAGACCATGGCCGAGCAGGCGCTGGAGGAGGAGGCGCGGCGGCACCGTGAGGCCTACAGCAAGCTGGAGCGCGAGAAGAGCACCGAGATCGAGCTGCTCAACACCAG AGTGCAGCAATTAGAGGAAGAAAATACCGAGCTTAGAACGACAGTGACTCGGCTCAAGTCGCAAACAGAGAAACTGGATGAG GAGCGGCAGCGCATGTCCGACCGTTTGGAGGACACCAGCCTGCGGCTCAAGGACGAGATGGACCTGTACAAGCGCATGATGGACAAGCTGCGGCAGAACCGCCTCGAGTTCCAAAAGGAACGGGAGGCCACGCAGGAG CTCATTGAAGACCTGCGGAAGGAGCTGGAGCATCTGCAGATGTACAAGCTGGACTGCGAGCGGCCGGGCAGGGGCCGCAGCTCATCCTCTGGTCTGGGCGAGTTCAATGCCAGGGCCCGCGAGGTGGAGCTGGAGCATGAAGTCAAGCGGCTCAAGCAG GAGAATCATAAGCTGCGGGATCAGAACGACGACTTGAACGGACAGATCTTGAGTCTGAGCCTCTACGAAGCCAAGAACCTCTTCGCCACTCAGACCAAAGCCCAGTGTCTGGCTGCGGAAATAGACACAGCGTCTCGCGATGAG CTCATGGAAGCCctgaaggagcaggaggagatcAACTTCCGGCTGAGGCAGTACATGGACAAGATTATCCTCGCCATCCTGGACCACAACCCCTCCATCCTCGAGATCAAACACTGA